One Paracoccaceae bacterium genomic region harbors:
- a CDS encoding ornithine cyclodeaminase, whose protein sequence is MTFAIIGPEIEARLTWAGLCDAIEAGHRLPRAEIGDTLLYRGSDTLLNRAAWIDGLGQLVKCATIFPGNAALGKPTVNGAVTLYDDRTGELAAVVDFHLVTKWKTAGDSLLSARRLARRDSRSILLVGAGTVARSMVAAYGSAFPGARFAVWNRNEARAQAMAASLPGLEVVTDLAAAVAGADIICTATMASEPVIRGEWLRPGQHLDLIGAYTPAMREVDDAAMARARVFVDARATTLHHIGELMAPIASGAITEGDVIADFYDDPAAFTRRSDDEITIAKNGGGAHLDLMTATYIARAFAGG, encoded by the coding sequence ATGACCTTTGCGATCATCGGACCCGAGATCGAGGCCCGCCTGACCTGGGCCGGGCTTTGCGATGCGATCGAGGCCGGGCACCGGCTGCCCCGCGCCGAGATCGGTGACACGCTGCTCTATCGTGGCAGCGACACGCTGCTGAACCGGGCGGCCTGGATCGACGGGCTGGGCCAGCTCGTGAAATGCGCGACGATCTTTCCGGGCAACGCGGCACTGGGCAAGCCCACGGTGAACGGGGCCGTGACGCTCTATGACGACCGGACGGGTGAACTTGCGGCCGTGGTCGATTTCCACCTTGTGACGAAGTGGAAGACGGCGGGCGACAGCCTGCTTTCGGCGCGGCGGCTGGCGCGCAGGGACAGCCGGTCGATCCTGCTGGTCGGAGCGGGCACGGTGGCGCGGTCGATGGTCGCGGCCTATGGCTCGGCCTTTCCCGGGGCCCGCTTTGCGGTCTGGAACCGGAACGAGGCCCGCGCGCAGGCGATGGCGGCGTCGCTGCCCGGGCTGGAGGTTGTCACGGATCTGGCCGCGGCGGTGGCCGGTGCCGACATCATCTGCACCGCCACCATGGCCAGCGAACCCGTCATCCGGGGCGAATGGCTGCGGCCCGGCCAGCACCTCGACCTGATCGGCGCCTACACGCCCGCGATGCGCGAGGTGGATGACGCGGCGATGGCCCGCGCCCGTGTCTTTGTCGACGCCCGGGCAACCACCCTGCATCACATCGGCGAACTCATGGCACCGATCGCCTCGGGTGCAATCACCGAGGGCGACGTGATCGCCGATTTCTATGATGACCCGGCCGCATTCACCCGCCGCTCGGACGACGAGATCACCATCGCCAAGAACGGCGGCGGCGCGCATCTGGACCTGATGACGGCAACCTACATCGCCCGCGCCTTCG
- a CDS encoding HAD family phosphatase: MTPPKAVIFDIGNVLVEWNPHRVYEARLGPAESARLFAEVDIHGMNLSVDAGAPFRASVEALAARHPEWAEQIRWWHDDWNQMFWPPIDRSIRLLRALRARGVPVFALTNFGDETFAAAQAGHPVLSEFDRAYVSARLRLLKPDPAIYAAVEADCGIAPADLIFADDKAENVAAAEARGWRGHLFDGPEGWAARLVAEGLLTEGEAA, encoded by the coding sequence ATGACCCCCCCAAAGGCCGTGATCTTCGACATCGGCAACGTGCTGGTGGAGTGGAATCCCCATCGTGTCTACGAGGCACGTCTGGGCCCGGCCGAAAGCGCGCGGCTGTTCGCCGAGGTCGATATCCACGGCATGAACCTTTCGGTCGATGCGGGTGCGCCCTTCCGCGCATCGGTCGAGGCGCTGGCTGCCCGCCACCCCGAATGGGCCGAGCAGATCCGCTGGTGGCATGACGACTGGAACCAGATGTTCTGGCCGCCGATCGACCGCTCGATCCGCCTGCTGCGGGCGCTGCGGGCGCGGGGCGTGCCGGTATTTGCCCTGACGAACTTCGGCGACGAGACCTTCGCGGCCGCGCAGGCCGGCCACCCCGTCCTGTCGGAATTCGACCGCGCCTATGTCTCGGCCCGCCTGCGCCTGCTGAAACCCGATCCGGCGATCTACGCGGCGGTCGAGGCCGATTGCGGCATCGCGCCCGCCGACCTTATCTTTGCCGACGACAAGGCCGAGAATGTGGCTGCCGCCGAGGCGCGCGGCTGGCGCGGCCATCTGTTCGACGGCCCCGAGGGCTGGGCCGCGCGCCTGGTCGCCGAGGGCCTGCTGACCGAGGGAGAGGCCGCATGA
- a CDS encoding P1 family peptidase, translating into MHPGPRNLITDVEGLRVGNAQDAVLRSGVTVLTADRPFTAAVHVMGGAPGTRETDLLAPDRLVGAVDALVLSGGSAFGLAACDGVMAGLAAIGRGFAVGPARVPIVPGAIVFDLLNGGAKDWRDNPYPALGRAALAAAGEGFALGSAGAGLGAMTGRWKGGLGSASAVLATGHVVGALVVVNALGSATVGDGPHFHAAPWEIGNEFGGLGLPAAFPATDEPPPRKRLGEATTIAVVATDAALTKAQAQRMAVAAHDGMARALVPSHTPLDGDLVFAAATGARPLSDPLADTFALGHAAACVLARAIARAVYLAEPRADDLQPAWAARFEGLAAARPPA; encoded by the coding sequence ATGCACCCCGGGCCGCGGAACCTGATCACCGATGTCGAGGGACTGCGTGTCGGCAATGCCCAGGACGCGGTCCTGCGCTCGGGCGTCACGGTGCTGACGGCCGACCGCCCCTTTACCGCTGCCGTTCACGTCATGGGCGGCGCCCCCGGCACCCGCGAAACCGATCTTCTGGCCCCCGACCGGCTGGTCGGGGCGGTGGATGCCCTTGTCCTGTCGGGCGGGTCGGCCTTTGGCCTTGCGGCCTGCGACGGGGTGATGGCGGGGCTCGCGGCGATCGGCCGCGGCTTTGCCGTCGGGCCGGCGCGCGTGCCCATCGTGCCCGGCGCCATCGTCTTCGACCTGCTGAACGGCGGCGCCAAGGACTGGCGCGACAATCCCTATCCGGCGCTTGGCCGGGCGGCCCTGGCGGCGGCGGGCGAGGGGTTCGCGCTCGGCTCGGCCGGTGCGGGCCTCGGCGCGATGACCGGGCGGTGGAAAGGCGGACTCGGCTCGGCCTCCGCGGTCCTGGCAACGGGGCACGTGGTCGGCGCATTGGTTGTGGTGAACGCGCTCGGTTCGGCCACGGTGGGCGATGGCCCGCATTTCCACGCCGCCCCTTGGGAGATCGGCAACGAATTCGGCGGCCTCGGCCTGCCGGCAGCCTTTCCCGCCACCGACGAGCCACCGCCCCGCAAGCGTCTGGGCGAGGCGACCACCATCGCCGTCGTGGCCACCGATGCCGCGCTGACCAAGGCCCAGGCACAGCGGATGGCGGTGGCCGCACACGACGGCATGGCGCGCGCCCTGGTGCCCAGCCACACGCCGCTTGACGGCGACCTCGTGTTCGCCGCCGCGACCGGCGCGCGGCCCCTGTCGGATCCGCTGGCCGATACCTTTGCGCTCGGCCATGCCGCGGCCTGCGTCCTGGCCCGGGCCATCGCCCGGGCGGTCTATCTGGCCGAACCCCGCGCGGACGACCTGCAACCGGCCTGGGCCGCGCGCTTCGAGGGGTTGGCAGCGGCGCGGCCCCCCGCCTAG
- a CDS encoding cupin domain-containing protein, translating to MDAINLTDKLAAFDGHWSPRIVGAFNGHDLMVVKVLGEFVWHDHPDTDDFFMVLSGELAIDLPGHTVTLRPGEVFVVPKGMQHRPRAEVETHLLLIEPAGTPNTGDPATAAVKTRI from the coding sequence ATGGATGCGATCAACCTCACCGACAAGCTCGCGGCCTTCGATGGTCACTGGTCGCCCAGGATTGTGGGCGCCTTCAACGGCCATGACCTGATGGTGGTCAAGGTGCTGGGCGAATTCGTCTGGCACGACCACCCCGATACCGACGACTTCTTCATGGTGCTGTCCGGCGAGCTGGCGATCGACCTGCCCGGCCATACCGTGACGCTGCGCCCGGGCGAGGTATTCGTGGTGCCGAAGGGCATGCAGCACCGGCCCCGGGCCGAGGTTGAGACGCATCTGCTGCTGATCGAGCCTGCCGGAACGCCCAACACCGGCGATCCGGCCACGGCGGCGGTCAAGACCCGCATCTGA
- a CDS encoding DUF2794 domain-containing protein: protein MSVLPPATPFAAAMPETVSFDRRELAAILTVYGRMVACGEWRDYGISCLRDMAVFSVFRRTAEHPLYRIEKRPRLRARQGMYAVVGMDGQVLRRGHDLAAVLKVLERRLIRSVD from the coding sequence ATGTCTGTACTGCCTCCGGCCACCCCCTTTGCCGCCGCCATGCCCGAGACGGTCAGCTTCGACCGCCGCGAACTCGCGGCGATCCTGACGGTCTATGGCCGCATGGTCGCCTGCGGCGAATGGCGCGACTACGGCATCTCCTGTCTGCGGGACATGGCGGTGTTCTCGGTCTTCCGCAGGACGGCAGAGCATCCGCTCTACCGGATCGAAAAGCGCCCCCGCCTGCGTGCGCGACAGGGCATGTATGCGGTGGTGGGGATGGACGGCCAGGTGCTGCGGCGCGGCCACGACCTGGCGGCGGTGCTGAAGGTTCTGGAACGGCGCCTGATCCGTTCGGTCGACTGA
- a CDS encoding asparaginase, whose translation MGAVAMAELWRGGRLESLHAGHAVICGPGGEVIEAWGDPATVIFPRSSCKMVQALPLLESGAGDMLTDRQVALACASHQGAHLHVDAVTRWLADLGMSDADLRCGAHEPGDRAERDRLIRAHQAPCQIHNNCSGKHAGFLTLTRAMGAGPEYVDPDHPVQRAVRQATEEVAGETSPGFGIDGCSAPNFAVTVAGLARSMAAFANATGGGDARDRAMHRLARAMATHPEMVAGEGRACTELMRAMGGRVALKTGAEAVFVAIVPERRLGIALKVVDGGTRAAELAVAALLVRLGVLDADHPATRKRLDAVQSNWRGTETGVLRAAPGFPA comes from the coding sequence ATGGGCGCGGTGGCAATGGCAGAGCTTTGGCGGGGCGGGCGGCTCGAAAGCCTGCATGCAGGCCATGCCGTGATTTGCGGCCCCGGCGGCGAGGTGATCGAGGCCTGGGGCGATCCGGCGACGGTGATCTTCCCCCGGTCGTCCTGCAAGATGGTCCAGGCCCTGCCGCTGCTTGAAAGCGGCGCGGGCGACATGCTGACCGACCGGCAGGTGGCCCTGGCCTGCGCCAGCCACCAGGGCGCGCACCTGCATGTCGATGCGGTGACCCGCTGGCTGGCCGATCTGGGCATGTCCGACGCCGATCTGCGCTGCGGCGCGCACGAACCCGGCGACCGCGCCGAACGGGACCGTCTGATCCGCGCCCACCAGGCGCCCTGCCAGATCCACAACAACTGTTCGGGCAAGCACGCGGGCTTCCTGACGCTGACCCGTGCCATGGGTGCCGGGCCGGAATATGTCGACCCCGACCACCCCGTTCAGCGCGCGGTCCGTCAGGCGACCGAGGAGGTTGCCGGCGAAACCTCGCCCGGCTTCGGGATCGATGGCTGTTCCGCACCCAATTTCGCGGTGACGGTGGCGGGGTTGGCCCGGTCGATGGCGGCCTTCGCCAATGCCACCGGCGGCGGGGATGCGCGCGACCGGGCGATGCATCGCCTCGCGCGGGCGATGGCCACCCATCCCGAGATGGTGGCGGGCGAGGGACGCGCCTGCACCGAGCTGATGCGCGCGATGGGCGGTCGGGTCGCGCTCAAGACCGGGGCCGAGGCGGTCTTTGTCGCCATCGTCCCCGAGCGTCGCCTCGGCATCGCGCTGAAGGTCGTCGATGGGGGCACGCGGGCTGCGGAGCTTGCGGTTGCTGCGCTGCTGGTGCGGCTCGGCGTGCTCGATGCCGATCATCCGGCCACGCGCAAGCGGCTGGATGCGGTGCAGAGCAACTGGCGCGGCACCGAAACCGGCGTGCTGCGCGCTGCCCCGGGATTCCCGGCCTGA
- the rlmN gene encoding 23S rRNA (adenine(2503)-C(2))-methyltransferase RlmN codes for MTAPVAPITQDVLTIPRRLPEGGRTNIVGLTRDQLRDALIAAGTPERQAKMRVGQIWQWIYHWGVRDFARMTNLAKDYRALLAERFEIAVPEVVSRQVSADGTRKYLVRIAGGHEVETVYIPEEGRGTLCISSQVGCTLTCSFCHTGTQKLVRNLTAGEIVGQVMLARDDLGEWPEPGQGSTGDRLVSNIVLMGMGEPLYNFDAVRDAMRVVMDGEGIALGRRRITLSTSGVVPEIARTAEEIGCQLAISFHATTDEVRDRLVPINKRWNIETLLNALRDYPKLSNSERITFEYVMLRDVNDSDADARRLVRLIAGIPAKINLIPFNEWPGAPYRRSDWERIEAFADIVYKAGYASPIRTPRGEDIMAACGQLKSATERGRREKTGIAAQA; via the coding sequence ATGACCGCCCCCGTTGCGCCGATTACCCAGGACGTGCTGACCATCCCCCGCAGGCTGCCCGAGGGCGGGCGGACGAACATCGTCGGCCTGACGCGCGACCAGTTGCGCGATGCGCTGATCGCGGCGGGAACGCCGGAGCGGCAGGCGAAGATGCGGGTCGGGCAGATCTGGCAGTGGATCTATCACTGGGGCGTGCGCGACTTTGCGCGGATGACGAACCTTGCCAAGGACTATCGTGCGCTTCTGGCGGAGCGGTTCGAGATCGCGGTCCCCGAGGTCGTGTCGCGCCAGGTCAGCGCCGATGGCACGCGCAAGTATCTGGTCCGCATCGCGGGCGGGCATGAGGTGGAAACCGTCTACATCCCCGAGGAAGGGCGCGGCACGCTGTGCATTTCGTCCCAGGTCGGCTGCACGCTGACGTGTTCGTTCTGTCATACCGGCACGCAGAAACTGGTGCGGAACCTGACCGCCGGGGAGATCGTCGGCCAGGTGATGCTGGCGCGCGACGATCTGGGCGAGTGGCCCGAACCCGGACAGGGCAGCACGGGCGACCGGCTGGTGTCGAACATCGTGCTGATGGGGATGGGCGAGCCCCTGTACAATTTCGACGCGGTCCGCGATGCGATGCGGGTGGTGATGGACGGCGAGGGGATCGCGCTCGGGCGGCGGCGGATCACCCTGTCCACCAGCGGCGTGGTGCCCGAAATCGCCCGGACGGCCGAGGAGATCGGCTGCCAGCTGGCCATCTCGTTCCACGCCACCACCGACGAGGTGCGCGATCGGCTGGTGCCGATCAACAAGCGGTGGAACATCGAGACCCTGCTGAACGCGCTGCGCGACTATCCGAAGCTGTCGAACTCGGAGCGCATCACCTTCGAATACGTGATGCTCAGGGACGTGAACGACAGCGACGCCGACGCCCGGCGGCTGGTGCGGCTGATTGCGGGCATTCCCGCCAAGATCAACCTGATTCCCTTCAACGAATGGCCCGGCGCCCCCTATCGGCGGTCGGATTGGGAACGGATCGAGGCCTTCGCCGACATCGTCTACAAGGCGGGCTACGCCAGCCCCATCCGGACGCCCAGGGGCGAGGACATCATGGCGGCCTGCGGGCAGCTGAAGTCGGCGACCGAGCGGGGACGGCGCGAAAAAACCGGCATCGCGGCGCAGGCCTGA
- a CDS encoding YcaQ family DNA glycosylase, whose protein sequence is MALPVLSNAAARRLFLHRHALSEASGPGRGDDLAGLIDRIGFVQVDSINTVARAHQMILFARRPAYRPEALERLLARRRLWEHWTHDASILPVETFPHWRHRFRRHAETRAGRWRDWLGSDDHERQFDTILDRIARDGPVGTADVGEDEARSKGGWWDWHPSKAALEWLWHTGQIAVTRRDGFRKIYDLTERVIPAPLFRQVTTEPETVDWACAKALDRLGFATSGELAAYWALATPDQARGWVQGALARGEVAEVQVQDADGRLRRHVMRPGAWEEGVPEPPARLRVLSPFDPALRDRDRAERLFGFRYRIEVFVPEAKRQFGYYVFPVLEGDRLVGRLDAKAFRDAGALRIKGFWPEAGVRLTKARRARLEAELDRLARFAGCGGVEFLEGWERAPVARPTP, encoded by the coding sequence ATGGCCCTGCCCGTCCTTTCCAACGCCGCCGCGCGCCGCCTTTTCCTGCACCGCCACGCCCTGTCCGAGGCCAGCGGGCCGGGCCGGGGCGATGATCTGGCGGGGCTGATCGACCGCATCGGCTTTGTGCAGGTCGACAGCATCAACACCGTCGCGCGGGCGCATCAGATGATCCTGTTCGCGCGCCGTCCCGCATACCGGCCCGAGGCGCTGGAGCGGTTGCTGGCGCGGCGGCGGCTTTGGGAACACTGGACGCATGACGCCTCGATCCTGCCGGTCGAGACCTTTCCGCACTGGCGCCACCGGTTCCGCCGCCATGCCGAGACGCGGGCCGGTCGCTGGCGCGACTGGCTGGGGTCGGACGATCACGAGCGGCAGTTCGACACCATCCTCGACCGCATCGCCCGCGACGGGCCGGTGGGCACTGCGGATGTGGGCGAGGATGAGGCACGGTCAAAAGGCGGCTGGTGGGATTGGCATCCCTCGAAGGCCGCGCTGGAATGGCTGTGGCACACCGGACAGATCGCCGTCACCCGGCGCGACGGGTTCCGCAAGATCTATGACCTGACCGAACGGGTGATCCCCGCCCCCCTTTTCCGACAGGTGACCACCGAACCGGAAACGGTCGACTGGGCTTGCGCCAAGGCATTGGACAGGCTGGGTTTTGCGACATCGGGGGAGCTTGCCGCCTATTGGGCGCTGGCAACGCCGGATCAGGCGCGCGGCTGGGTGCAGGGGGCGTTGGCGCGGGGCGAGGTGGCGGAGGTTCAGGTTCAGGATGCCGACGGCCGGTTGCGGCGGCATGTGATGCGGCCGGGTGCCTGGGAGGAGGGGGTGCCGGAACCGCCGGCCCGGCTGCGGGTGCTGTCGCCGTTCGACCCTGCCCTGCGCGACCGGGACCGGGCGGAACGGCTGTTCGGGTTCCGCTACCGGATCGAGGTGTTCGTGCCCGAGGCCAAGCGCCAGTTCGGCTATTACGTGTTCCCGGTGCTGGAGGGCGACAGGCTGGTCGGCCGCCTCGACGCCAAGGCCTTCCGCGACGCGGGGGCGTTGCGAATCAAGGGATTCTGGCCCGAAGCCGGGGTCAGGCTGACCAAGGCCCGCCGCGCGAGGCTGGAGGCGGAACTCGACCGGCTGGCACGGTTCGCGGGGTGCGGGGGGGTGGAGTTCCTGGAGGGGTGGGAACGGGCGCCGGTGGCCCGGCCAACCCCCTGA
- a CDS encoding TIGR00730 family Rossman fold protein: MKDEPRSHPFRDSVEDMEAADRIPDTPQTRAPAYRLAFADADFMTREELRPVRLQLELLKPQMVMDERGIESTIVLFGGARIPAPERAETARTPVLAGLSRYYEQARRFARIMTERSMQSYGRENVIVTGGGPGVMEAGNRGAHEAGGQSIGLNIVLPHEQAPNGYVTPDLCFNFHYFAIRKMHFLMRARAVCVFPGGFGTLDEMFESLTLIQTGRMRPVPFVLFGKDWWEGIINWQALAEAGTIAPEDLRLFRYVETAEEAVAAIDGWD, from the coding sequence ATGAAGGACGAACCGCGCAGCCACCCCTTCCGCGACAGCGTCGAGGACATGGAGGCGGCCGACCGCATCCCCGATACCCCGCAGACCCGCGCCCCCGCCTATCGCCTGGCCTTCGCCGACGCCGATTTCATGACGCGCGAGGAACTGCGGCCGGTCCGGCTGCAACTCGAACTCCTGAAGCCGCAGATGGTGATGGACGAACGCGGCATCGAAAGCACCATCGTGCTGTTCGGCGGTGCCCGCATCCCCGCGCCCGAACGGGCCGAAACGGCGCGCACCCCGGTGCTGGCGGGCCTGTCGCGCTACTACGAACAGGCCCGGCGCTTCGCCCGCATCATGACCGAGCGCAGCATGCAGAGCTATGGGCGCGAAAATGTCATCGTCACCGGCGGCGGCCCGGGGGTGATGGAGGCCGGCAACCGCGGCGCGCACGAGGCGGGCGGACAGTCGATCGGGCTGAACATCGTGCTGCCGCACGAACAGGCGCCGAACGGCTATGTCACCCCCGACCTCTGCTTCAACTTCCACTACTTCGCCATCCGCAAGATGCATTTCCTGATGCGGGCGCGGGCGGTCTGCGTGTTCCCGGGCGGCTTCGGCACGCTGGACGAGATGTTCGAAAGCCTCACGCTGATCCAGACGGGCCGGATGCGCCCGGTGCCCTTCGTGCTGTTCGGCAAGGACTGGTGGGAAGGCATCATCAACTGGCAGGCCCTGGCCGAGGCCGGAACCATCGCGCCGGAAGACCTGCGCCTCTTCCGCTATGTCGAGACCGCCGAGGAGGCGGTGGCGGCAATCGACGGGTGGGACTAG
- the dapD gene encoding 2,3,4,5-tetrahydropyridine-2,6-dicarboxylate N-succinyltransferase, giving the protein MSHAALEAAIETAWDAREGISPATVGEARDAIEATLAALDSGSLRVAEKRGNDWHVNQWAKKAVLLSFRLTDMHEISGSNGGSNWWDKVPSKWQGWGANQWREAGFRAVPGSIVRRSAFIGRNVVLMPSFVNVGAYVDEGSMVDGWATVGSCAQIGKNVHLSGGVGIGGVLEPMQAGPTIIEDNCFIGARSEVVEGCIIREGSVLGMGVFIGKSTKIVDRETGEVMYGEVPAGSVVVAGSMPSKGGVSLYCAVIVKKVDAQTRSKTSINELLRD; this is encoded by the coding sequence ATGAGCCACGCCGCCCTGGAAGCCGCCATCGAAACCGCCTGGGACGCGCGGGAGGGAATCAGCCCGGCGACGGTGGGCGAGGCGCGCGACGCCATCGAGGCGACGCTGGCGGCGCTGGACAGCGGCAGCCTGCGGGTGGCCGAAAAGCGCGGCAACGACTGGCATGTGAACCAGTGGGCGAAGAAGGCGGTGCTGCTGTCGTTCCGGCTGACCGACATGCACGAGATTTCGGGCAGCAACGGCGGGTCGAACTGGTGGGACAAGGTGCCGTCGAAGTGGCAGGGCTGGGGCGCGAACCAGTGGCGCGAGGCGGGGTTCCGCGCGGTTCCCGGCAGCATCGTGCGGCGATCGGCGTTCATCGGTCGGAACGTGGTGCTGATGCCGTCGTTCGTGAACGTGGGCGCCTATGTCGACGAGGGGTCGATGGTCGACGGCTGGGCCACGGTGGGGTCCTGCGCGCAGATCGGCAAGAATGTGCATCTGTCGGGCGGCGTGGGGATCGGCGGCGTGCTGGAGCCGATGCAGGCGGGGCCGACGATCATCGAGGACAACTGCTTCATCGGCGCGCGGTCGGAGGTGGTGGAGGGCTGCATCATCCGCGAGGGCTCGGTCCTCGGAATGGGCGTGTTCATCGGCAAGTCGACCAAGATCGTCGACCGGGAAACCGGCGAGGTGATGTATGGCGAGGTTCCCGCGGGGTCGGTGGTGGTGGCGGGGTCGATGCCGTCGAAGGGCGGGGTCAGCCTGTACTGCGCGGTGATCGTGAAGAAGGTGGACGCGCAGACGCGGTCGAAGACCTCGATCAACGAACTGCTGCGCGACTGA
- a CDS encoding mandelate racemase/muconate lactonizing enzyme family protein has translation MPDSAPLNHRIARVDVHLVSKNVAGGFADATRTVECVGFTVVRVTTDQGLEGIGLTYHEVGGEATRSLILNNIAPRIHGRDPLETEVIWNELFHYLRGVGRKGLTFAALSAVDLALWDLKGKILGLPLYRLMGGNRTRVPVYASGGWTSYSDDELVAEMQDMVAQGYTHIKFKVGVDGATNLRRDAIRVRKVRDAVGPDIRLLLDANNCWDAATAVKFANTVRECDIFLFEEPVLADDIPGLARFRRGTDIPLATGEHEYTRYGARDLILAEAADIVQLDGARAGGYTEMVKVAALTQAWNLKFAPHAMEHMHLHLVSATPNALFLERLRLFEDITAHVFRDAPLPVDGHMTIRDLPGHGLTLDMDFIRDADEAR, from the coding sequence ATGCCCGACTCCGCCCCCCTCAATCACCGCATCGCGCGCGTCGATGTGCATCTTGTATCGAAGAACGTCGCGGGGGGCTTTGCCGATGCCACGCGCACCGTGGAATGCGTGGGCTTCACCGTCGTCCGCGTCACCACCGACCAGGGGCTCGAAGGCATCGGGCTGACCTATCACGAAGTCGGCGGCGAGGCGACGCGCAGCCTGATCCTGAACAACATCGCCCCCCGCATCCACGGCCGCGACCCGCTGGAAACCGAGGTGATCTGGAACGAGCTGTTCCACTACCTGCGCGGCGTGGGGCGCAAGGGGCTGACCTTCGCGGCGCTCAGCGCGGTGGACCTGGCGCTGTGGGATCTGAAGGGCAAGATCCTCGGCCTGCCGCTCTACCGCCTGATGGGGGGCAACCGCACCCGGGTGCCGGTCTATGCCAGCGGCGGCTGGACCTCCTACAGCGACGATGAACTCGTGGCCGAAATGCAGGACATGGTGGCGCAGGGCTACACGCACATCAAGTTCAAGGTCGGCGTCGACGGCGCCACCAACCTGCGCCGCGATGCGATCCGCGTGCGCAAGGTGCGCGATGCCGTGGGGCCCGACATCCGGCTCCTGCTGGATGCCAACAACTGCTGGGATGCCGCAACGGCGGTCAAGTTCGCCAACACCGTCCGCGAATGCGACATCTTCCTGTTCGAGGAACCCGTGCTGGCCGACGACATCCCCGGCCTCGCCCGGTTCAGGCGCGGCACCGACATTCCGCTGGCGACCGGCGAACATGAATACACCCGCTACGGCGCGCGCGACCTGATCCTCGCCGAGGCGGCCGACATCGTGCAGCTCGACGGGGCGCGGGCGGGCGGATATACCGAGATGGTCAAGGTCGCGGCGCTGACCCAGGCATGGAACCTGAAGTTCGCGCCTCACGCGATGGAACACATGCACCTGCATCTGGTCAGCGCCACGCCGAACGCGCTGTTCCTCGAACGCCTGCGCCTGTTCGAGGATATCACCGCCCATGTGTTCAGGGATGCGCCCCTGCCCGTGGATGGCCACATGACCATCCGCGACCTGCCGGGCCACGGCCTGACGCTGGACATGGATTTCATCCGCGACGCCGACGAGGCCCGCTAG